The Tachysurus vachellii isolate PV-2020 chromosome 15, HZAU_Pvac_v1, whole genome shotgun sequence nucleotide sequence TTTAGCATCAGCATCTGCTGCAGCTGTGGCATAAGAGCATCAAGTCTTAAGACAGAGGAGGTCACATTGAGTGTAAATGCTGAAATCTAGCGCGTTTACGGTCAGCGTTTTCCCTGCTCAAGCACACCTCATCTACCCTTGAAGAGATTAATCTAATGAGACAACGTAAAAGAACGTGTCATTTGGTACAGGTCACAGTGTATGTATATTACACAATCCTTTGTAAACATCCCAactagacatacacacacacacacacacacaatggactGTGGGTGATACTCTGTCAGCCACAGAGAACAACTCTACTGTTGAGGTTTTGTTAGAATTGATTAAAATTGATTCTAACAGAACGGTGTAGCAGGAACAAAGTGTTAGAGCAAAAAAGATCtcaacataaataaaagaaggaacaatctctcattcactgtcactTCCGTCGCTGGAGTCTGACCCCCTGTCGCTGTTGCTTtgccctccccctccctctgaTTGGCCGCTGCTGCTGTGGGCGGGTGAGGCGCTACCGCTAGCCctttctccctcttcctctgcGTCCTCTTCCTCACTTCCGCTGCTTCGCCTCCTCCGCTCTCTGCCCTCGTCCTCTTCTTCGCTGTCATCGTCACTACCGAAGATCTCCTCCTCGTCACGAGCCTGCCGGTCCTCTCCGCTCTCACTTCCACTTGCCTTCCTTCccacttcttcctcttcttcctcctcctcttcctcgttGTCGCCACGCCGTTCGTCCTCTTCATCCTGGTCGGAGCCGCTGTCTGAGTTCTCGCTCTCGctgcctttctctttctcgTCGCCTGTGTTGGAAGAGATGGGTAttaatttacatacacacacacacacacacagtgcaggaaGTGACATGGGTGGAGCCACTGACAAGGAGCCAAACATGAGTTTAACTTAATGCAAATGTGAACCGATGAAATCATTAACAACAGCAttaacagtgtgtttgtgttaccaGAGTCCAGGATGTCCTTGTCCATGTCTTCCTCCTCGTCCTCTGGCTCATGGTTCTCCAGCTGAGCCCTGCGAGCTTCCTGCATTTCACCCACACACAATTTCATTAACACTTAATTAGAGATATAAACattcaagtgtgtgtgaatgaatttatagtatgtgtgtaagaatatcactgtaatttagtgtgtttacagaccTGTGCTTCCAGCTCTTTCTCGTTCATATCTCTGTGTTTGCAGACCAGCACAGCGTTGGTAGTGGACtgagcaccggcctttgcacgCCTCTTACTCAAACGCACCctgacaaacacaacacacgctTGTAACACTCATCAGTACAACAGAACAGTTTTCCCCCCAATCACACTACAGAGTTAAGAGTTAATTTTCAGAAGTTTATCAATACGTTATATGCCATATGCAAGCAATGCTTCATTTTATGTATTGATGTATAGAATACTGTACTTCTGTAACTgctaagctaactagctaatGAGCAATACGTGTTTAGTAACTCCAATAACAACCTTGAGGTGTATTcgctatttattattatagcgTGATTCGCTTGTGGTATACATCAGTTCTTGACCTTTAAATATTTAGGGGTGATATGTGATAACGTGAACCTACCGGGTCTCGAGCTCATTGTAGTAAACACCGTCTCCGTCTCTGAAGATAAAGAAGTAGTTCTCCTCGTATCCTTTGCTTGCTTTGTTCTTCACGTTCCAGTTGTACTCTCTCGCTATCTTATAGTCGTATCTACGGACAGACAGATAACGTCACTAACACAACTGCTGGAACATAACTGACGGACGCGTGCAATGTTCCTTCCAATTTCTCAAGAGGATATCCTCCTCTGGAAGACCTGTACTGTTAAGTGTAAGGATTTAGCTGACACGgcgggtttgtgtgtgtttgtgtgctcgtACAGCTCCTCAGGCATGAAGTCCAATTCCTCCTCCACGTCTCTTTTCCGTTTGCGCAGCGTATCCTCGTTGGGCAGGAAGTATGCCACAAACTGGTTCCCTTCCTCGTCCATCATTCCTCTGtggagtcacacacacacacacacacacacacagttactttAAAGAAAAGGAACAGAAATCCTtctttacaaacacaaaaagctgccaGAGCAattcacactcatgcacacacacctgatcaTAGCCTGTGACATCATATCTACAGCTGCAGAGCTGGTGACATCTTTAGGAGCGGGGTCAGAGTCGAAGATGACCTGCGCACACGGATTTATCCACATCTGCACAgaggagaaggaaaagagaaacgccacaaaattgttttttttttacgttcaTTTACAGTCAAAGCTCCAAAGTaagtatgtgcgtgtgtgtgtgtgtgtgaccatgaCCTTAAAGTCAGGGAAGACGGGCAACACCTCCACAGGTGTAACTCTTGGTTTGCTGTAGTGCTGTGTAATCTGTAAAAACATAGGCggggaaaaataaagacatattttattttcatttgaaagCTAACGCTAGGTGTGATctggtttaatgtttaattacacAATTCTAACTGTGCTTCAGTGGTTAAGAGTTATTGTGTGaaacaattaaaatgtgttaaCGTTGCTCATAAACAGTAAAATCTACATTAATAACCCACCCTATATCTAGATTAAGTTATTAGAATTAGCATAGGATAATGGGAGAACTAGTCTTGCTAGCTTGCTAACATTAGCATTAGCCTGAACGATCGCTCACATTTTTCTGGGCATCCTCGAAGGTCTTTTCGATGGCGGAGATCTGACTGTCTCTGTCCTTGTAAATCTCCTCTTCTGTGAACTGCTGCTTCACGGACACACcgatcctacacacacacacagagtaattaAACAGCACTGGCAAGGTGGAATTCTGTTTAACTAgtcttcagaagagcacagtgtgtttgtgtctctatgtatgtattaaaaagaaaagcctACTCACTTGACCTCCACTTTGTCATTGGACACACCATATCGGTTGAACTCTGTGGAGATGTACTCCGTCTTCCTCATCCATGGAACAACCTTGGCATGCTGCTGAGacctacacacatacgcacacattaAAATAACTAATACACTTTCAAAGTCTGCAACCATTTAATTGTATGCACATTATTACTGGATCCTATATCTGGAGATGCAAATACATAAtgttgacctctgaccttttgGAGCTAGTGGGAGCCTGGATCTCCTCTTCTAGAAGCTTCTCATCCGCAGGATCTAGCAAAACTAAAAACACATGCGTGTACGTGTAAGTGTGCACTTTCTATTAGTGTCTACATAGTGTGTATTACGTGTACACTCTATTAGTGTCCATGTGGTGTGTATTAAAAGTACACTATTAGTGTCTATGTGGTGTGCATTAAGTGTACACTCTATTAGTATCCATGTGGTGTGTATTAAGTGTACACATTCTATTAGTGTCTATGTGGTGTGCATTAACTGTACACTCTCTATTAGTGTCTATGTGGTGTGCATTAACTGTACACACTTTATTAGTGTATTTGGTGTGTATTAAGTGTACACTCTCTATTGGTGTCTATGTGATGTGCATTAACTGTACACTCTCTATTAGTGTCTACATGGTGTGTATTACATGAATACTTACTGTTAGGGTCAATGCGGTAGGTATCAGGGTTGATGAGGTCGATAGTCACTCCCAGGTCAGGCTCTGTGAGCAActcatgtttgtgttgtttttcgaGTGAGGTGGCTTTATACTGCACAaatcttcaacacacacacacacacacacaataatgttaAACCTGCAACTTTCTCATGTACAAGTGggctataaaatgtaaaacaaaataaatactattTTGGCTGTGTTTTTCCCCTCCCCTGTGCACCTGTGTTGGTCAAAGGGATATGCAATGAACTTGGGGTCGAATGGGATATCAGGGAGGCTGTTACAGTATTTAACCCGACACACAACACCAGacctaaataaacacacaaaaacaacattctGAATAAAACATACCATTACAATAGcgattagttattattattattattagaagaagaagaaaaagaagaagaaagagaagaataaGAAATGAAACAAGGCTGTACCTCTCAGGTACAGTTCTGTGTGATGAGCTCCTGTGTGGGGGAAACAAATAAGTGAATTATACAGATATGAATATAACAACAGCTCACCTTTGTGTATTGGATCCTGAATGAGTCCAAACGTGCTCATTTCTGGACTTAAGGTATAGAGCACTGGGTCAAATCGTGCTTAAAGTAGTGGCAGTTTCCAACCCATCTACTGCACTATGTTAGCAATCAAGTGCTAACTAGGATTCAAATCCCCTGCTGTTTGTACAAAGTGTACACTCTCTGTTAGTGTCTATGTGGTGTGTATTAAGTGTACACTTTATTAGTGTCTATGTGGTGTGTATTAACTGTACACTCTCTATTAGTGTCTATGTGGTGTGCATTAAGTGTACACTCTCTATTAGTGTCTATGTGGTGTGCATTAAGTGTACAATTTCTATTAGTGTCTATGTTGTGTGCATTAAGTGTACACTTTCTATTAGTGTCTATGTGGTGTGCATTAAGTGTACACTTTCTATTAGTGTCTATGTGGTGTGCATTAAGTGTACACTTTCTATTAGTGTCTATGTGGTGTGCATTAAGTCTACACTTTCTATTAGTGTCTACGTGGTGTGTATTAAGTGTACACTTTCTATTAGTGTCTATCAAAGTGCATTACATCACTACAGGTGGTATGAACGCTTATGATGTGCACTTTGTGTCCAGTGAAGGTAAAAGTCCTACATCGTTATTTCACAACACAAGAAGTTAAAAAATAGCGTTTACATTCTTACCTCCATTTGGGATGAtatacatgacacacacacactatacacgaTATTAAAAACAACTTCTGTCTAAACGCACTGCATTTACACACTAAAGAGAGTCAATAATctgaataataacattaataactgTGGAGCTAAATGTTGCTGTATTGCACTATATAGGTATGTTATGCTAGGTAGTTAGCTTCTTCTtaggtgaaataaaacaaaaccatttgTCAATTTGAATCTGGAACTAACTGAAGCTTTAAATCTGGTACTAGCTGAAACTTTAACAGGTTTGCTTGCGTAactaaaacatattaaattagaGTCACGGTCTATAAAACGTGCTCTGACGTCTTAGCTAACATAGCTAACAGGTTAGCTTAGCCGAAATGCTAACACACTTACCGATGCCCGTCCTCGCGCTGCGCTTGAGTTTGAATCGTTGGCGCCATTTAAACGAAAAAAGGCGTCGCGTTTGATCAGATTTTCCCCTAAAAGTAACGGATATGTCAAATAAAACTTTACACTAAAACGCTGTAAACTCCAATAGTGCCAATGTTTATTCTCCCTAGTGTTCGTCTCGCGTCTTAAAAGTTCGAATCCCAAATTCTTCCTTACTCCCTTAATCAGTGCACTACATAGCGCGTCTCCTGCACCCTATCTAGGGACCctaaagaggaagaggaagttaTTTAAAACGGGACTCGCATTTTTCCCCCACCCGTATTACGGATAGATTTTGTCCAAATACGGGTGGGAATCGAATTAAAACATCACGCACACAtagatattttatacatataagatatctactgtatatgtatatatctatatgaaCATATTATAGATATGTATATGTCTATGATCACGCACCGATCTCACTCAAGACCCCTTTGTTTTCTTAGGTGGCTAAAAATAATGCCGTGgagttttttctatttattattttaatttttattttcggGCATTTTTAAGGTTCACATtttttataatgcatttattgGGATAACATTGTTTTATACAACAAAaggagtaaataataataataataataatgataataataataataatacaaataataataataaattaaataaaataaataaaaaataaaataaaaaaattcaaattaaatgtttacagGTTTTCTTAAACATtagcattaaataaatcattttgtttgaTCATGATACTAAATATGAAGTAAGTGCTTTATTTTGGTGAGCATCACAGTGTTAAAGCCAAATGTAAAGGACTCcagtttataacacacacaaacactgagaaaATTCATGTTTAcaacatgtttgttttattggatggaacaaaaataaatccatataaATCCAGATGGCACAACCCTTctgtgaaacatttaaaaaagaaaaagtacagcatattcctttttttttttatatagaaaaaaaGTCACATGGCTAGCTAAAACTTGTACAGTTCATtcgcatgaaaaaaatagtggtACAGtttctaattaaaaacaaaaacaaatctgtgcTCTGGACCACTGTGTCTGAGGTCTTCGTGCCATCTATGTCCGGTTTTTAAAAGTCGCAAAATTGGGATTGTTTCGACCCTACATTCACATAGTGACTTGTCTATTTGTCTCGTCTCTCATGCACTGCGCAGCATTTTTCCTTTGGTTACAACGTAAAATGgtagtatacatatatatatatacacacacgtgtgtgtgtatatatatataaagaaatccaTTTAACAAGAGATTGCATACGACAGGATGAGACAAATCCCTTTTtgcaataaacagtaaatggaAACTAAGGTAGTGGGGGAACTGAAAATTAAAATTGTTGGACCACATCATATCGCGTATCGTGTCAGTCTGAGGCGAAAAGCTGGGCGAAAATCTCAATTCAAGCGCCATGTTTCTCAAATTTTGTTGCTCACACAAACTGGAAATAAATGTTTGCATGCTGTTTTGCATGAACGTAGAGTAAGAGGTAGAAAGTTAAAAATATAACGCTCACTGTACCATTTTAACAACCGGCATTGTACTGCGATATATTTGGGAAATTTaggctaaaacaaacaaacaaaaaaaaacaaaaaacaaaaactagatGATACattcaggggaaaaaatatttagtcgaaattaaataacattagaGAGTCGCTtgatatgacaaaaaaatgatATGAGTCATGAatcataataaatgaaaaataaaaaagaattaggTTTACAAACTCAGTTGGTAGTTGGGTTTGTTTTCACATAAAAGGATTTTTCCTGCTGAGCACTTAAAGAGttatacacataaaaaaaaaaattaaaaagcagcAGATGGAAAGAACAAGCTAAATGCTAACAGTTAATTTTACCTCATGGCAGTAAGCTCCGCCCCTTTAACCTCAAGCCTGTCTATGATTGGCCAATGGTAAAACTGAAGCATGTAGGAAAGGAGTGGTACATCCACAGTGATCCTGCTGGACATGAGAATTCCCGCTCTTTCAGTGAATCAGATTATTTAACTCATCTCGCGAACAAGAGTCGATTCTAAAACGACTCATTGGGCCATTTGCTCTTCTTTGCCTAAATATAGCTGAAAGTATTCGAAATGAGCAAAATAACTACTTTGTGCTGCATCatataaaatcta carries:
- the paf1 gene encoding RNA polymerase II-associated factor 1 homolog, with the translated sequence MAPTIQTQAQREDGHRSSSHRTVPERSGVVCRVKYCNSLPDIPFDPKFIAYPFDQHRFVQYKATSLEKQHKHELLTEPDLGVTIDLINPDTYRIDPNILLDPADEKLLEEEIQAPTSSKRSQQHAKVVPWMRKTEYISTEFNRYGVSNDKVEVKIGVSVKQQFTEEEIYKDRDSQISAIEKTFEDAQKNITQHYSKPRVTPVEVLPVFPDFKMWINPCAQVIFDSDPAPKDVTSSAAVDMMSQAMIRGMMDEEGNQFVAYFLPNEDTLRKRKRDVEEELDFMPEELYDYKIAREYNWNVKNKASKGYEENYFFIFRDGDGVYYNELETRVRLSKRRAKAGAQSTTNAVLVCKHRDMNEKELEAQEARRAQLENHEPEDEEEDMDKDILDSGDEKEKGSESENSDSGSDQDEEDERRGDNEEEEEEEEEEVGRKASGSESGEDRQARDEEEIFGSDDDSEEEDEGRERRRRSSGSEEEDAEEEGERASGSASPAHSSSGQSEGGGGQSNSDRGSDSSDGSDSE